The proteins below are encoded in one region of Caballeronia sp. SL2Y3:
- a CDS encoding ammonium transporter, which yields MQALQSGTDTLFLLLGAAMVLAMHAGFAFLELGTVRRENQVNALVKILVDFAVSTLAYFFIGYNIAYGVQFMHGADVLAQHNGYALVRFFFLLTFAAAVPAIVSGGIAERSKFNPQLFATCVIVGFIYPLLEGIAWNDRFGVQAWLTHAFGAPFHDFAGSVVVHAFGGWVALPAVLLLGPRHGRYHKDGRIAAHPPSSIPFLALGAWVLAVGWFGFNVMSAQTVDKISGLVAVNSLMAMVGGTLAAWVAGRNDPGFAYNGPLAGLVAVCAGSDVMHPLGALIVGAVAGVLFVQMFTCVQNRWRIDDVLGVWPLHGLCGAWGGIAAGLFGQKTLGGIGGVSMWSQCIGTIGAVLLALAGGAAVYGVIKMTVGLRLDREDEFNGADLAIHRISSTPDREMAG from the coding sequence ATGCAGGCACTTCAATCCGGTACCGACACCCTGTTTCTACTGCTGGGCGCCGCCATGGTGCTGGCCATGCACGCGGGCTTCGCGTTTCTCGAATTGGGGACGGTCAGGCGCGAGAATCAGGTGAACGCGCTGGTCAAGATCCTCGTGGACTTCGCGGTATCCACCCTCGCGTACTTCTTCATCGGCTACAACATTGCATACGGCGTGCAGTTCATGCATGGGGCCGACGTCCTCGCGCAGCACAACGGCTACGCGCTCGTGCGCTTCTTCTTCCTCTTGACGTTCGCGGCAGCCGTGCCGGCGATCGTGTCGGGAGGCATCGCCGAGCGTTCGAAGTTCAACCCGCAACTCTTCGCGACCTGCGTGATCGTCGGGTTCATTTATCCGCTGCTCGAAGGAATCGCTTGGAACGACCGGTTCGGCGTCCAGGCGTGGCTCACGCACGCATTCGGTGCGCCGTTTCACGACTTCGCCGGTTCGGTCGTCGTGCACGCGTTCGGCGGGTGGGTCGCGTTGCCGGCGGTGTTGCTGCTCGGGCCGCGCCACGGCCGTTATCACAAGGATGGACGCATCGCCGCGCATCCGCCGTCGAGCATTCCCTTCCTCGCGCTCGGTGCGTGGGTGCTCGCGGTCGGCTGGTTCGGCTTCAACGTGATGAGCGCGCAGACGGTCGACAAGATCAGCGGTCTGGTTGCGGTGAATTCACTGATGGCGATGGTCGGCGGCACGCTCGCCGCGTGGGTCGCGGGTCGCAACGATCCGGGCTTTGCCTACAACGGACCGCTGGCCGGACTGGTAGCGGTCTGCGCGGGGTCCGACGTGATGCATCCGCTCGGCGCATTGATTGTCGGGGCTGTGGCGGGCGTCCTGTTCGTGCAGATGTTCACCTGTGTGCAGAACCGCTGGCGGATCGACGACGTGCTCGGCGTCTGGCCGCTGCATGGCCTCTGCGGAGCGTGGGGCGGCATCGCGGCAGGCTTGTTCGGGCAGAAAACGTTGGGCGGGATCGGCGGCGTGTCGATGTGGTCGCAATGCATCGGCACCATCGGCGCGGTCTTGCTCGCGCTCGCGGGCGGCGCTGCCGTCTACGGCGTCATCAAGATGACGGTGGGCCTGCGCCTCGACCGCGAGGACGAGTTCAACGGCGCGGATCTGGCGATCCATCGCATCTCGTCGACGCCTGATCGCGAAATGGCCGGTTGA
- a CDS encoding sorbosone dehydrogenase family protein: protein MLTVSCSIALADDYPTDFGPDPALPAPRRALLPTVNIAPAKQWAQGQKPLSPAGFDVTAFASGLDHPRWIIALPNGDVLVAESNAPAQHDENSGIKGVVMKKVMKRAGAGMPSPDRIVLLRDADGDGVAETRTVFIDHLHSPFGMALVGDDLYVADTDAVLRFKYRTGETAIESTGEKFIDLPAGSINHHWTKNIIASPDGKRLYVTVGSNSNAAENGIEAENGRAAIMEVDIASRQTRLYATGLRNPNGMSWQPQTGALWTAVNERDELGNELVPDYMTAVKDGAFYGWPYSYYGQHVDDRVKPQRADLVESATVPDYALGAHTASLGLAFYDAKAFPQHYWNGAFIGQHGSWNRKPRSGYKVIFVPFEDGKPSGPPEDILTGFLSTDGHALGRPVGVAVDHAGGLLVADDVGNTVWRVAPASK from the coding sequence ATGCTGACCGTCTCGTGCAGCATCGCGCTGGCGGATGACTACCCGACCGACTTCGGGCCTGATCCCGCGCTTCCCGCGCCGCGCCGTGCGTTGTTGCCGACGGTGAACATCGCGCCCGCCAAGCAGTGGGCGCAAGGCCAGAAGCCCCTATCGCCGGCGGGCTTCGATGTAACCGCCTTCGCGTCCGGGCTCGATCATCCGCGCTGGATCATCGCGCTGCCCAACGGCGACGTGCTCGTTGCAGAGAGCAACGCCCCCGCCCAGCACGACGAGAACTCGGGCATCAAGGGCGTCGTCATGAAGAAGGTGATGAAGCGCGCGGGCGCAGGCATGCCGAGTCCCGATCGCATCGTGTTGTTGCGCGATGCCGACGGCGACGGCGTCGCGGAGACGCGGACCGTATTCATCGACCATTTGCATTCGCCCTTCGGCATGGCGCTGGTCGGAGATGATCTTTATGTTGCCGATACCGATGCCGTGCTGCGCTTCAAGTATCGGACCGGCGAAACGGCCATCGAATCGACGGGCGAGAAGTTCATCGATCTGCCCGCAGGGTCGATCAACCATCACTGGACCAAGAACATCATCGCGAGTCCGGATGGCAAGCGGCTCTACGTGACGGTCGGCTCGAACAGCAATGCCGCGGAGAACGGCATCGAGGCGGAAAACGGGCGCGCGGCCATCATGGAAGTGGATATCGCAAGTAGACAGACCCGTCTCTATGCAACCGGGCTTCGCAATCCGAACGGAATGTCGTGGCAGCCGCAAACCGGCGCGCTGTGGACAGCGGTGAATGAGCGCGACGAACTCGGCAACGAGCTCGTCCCCGACTACATGACTGCGGTGAAGGACGGTGCGTTCTATGGCTGGCCTTATAGCTATTACGGCCAGCATGTCGATGATCGCGTCAAGCCGCAACGCGCGGATCTCGTCGAGTCGGCTACCGTGCCCGACTACGCGCTCGGCGCGCATACGGCCTCACTCGGTCTCGCTTTCTACGACGCAAAAGCGTTCCCGCAGCATTACTGGAACGGCGCGTTCATCGGTCAGCATGGGTCGTGGAATCGCAAGCCGAGAAGCGGCTATAAGGTGATCTTCGTGCCGTTTGAGGATGGCAAGCCTTCGGGTCCGCCCGAAGATATCCTGACCGGATTCCTTTCAACGGACGGGCACGCGCTGGGGCGTCCCGTCGGCGTCGCCGTGGACCACGCAGGCGGCTTGCTGGTCGCCGACGATGTCGGCAATACGGTATGGCGGGTCGCGCCCGCATCGAAATAA
- a CDS encoding Fe2+-dependent dioxygenase translates to MILSIPGVLSAEDAAAMRSRLEADTDSWVDGRATAGYQGAPVKRNQQIAEGSAIAREMGDVIVGALERHPLFISAVLPNRVYPPLFNRYEGGMHFGSHVDGAIRIVPGHGARVRTDVSITLFLSRPEDYDGGELVIEDTYGVQEVKLPAGHAIVYPATSLHQVRPVTRGARVSSFFWAQSLVRDDAQRALLFDLDNSIQRLNATNGDEAAKRSLVGCYHNLLRMWSET, encoded by the coding sequence ATGATTCTTTCGATACCCGGCGTCCTGAGCGCCGAAGACGCCGCCGCCATGCGCTCGCGCCTCGAAGCCGACACCGACTCATGGGTCGACGGCCGCGCCACCGCGGGTTATCAAGGCGCGCCCGTCAAGCGGAACCAACAGATTGCCGAAGGCTCCGCCATTGCCCGCGAAATGGGCGATGTGATCGTCGGGGCGCTCGAACGTCATCCGCTTTTCATCAGCGCGGTGCTGCCGAACCGCGTGTATCCGCCGCTTTTCAATCGCTATGAAGGCGGCATGCATTTCGGCAGTCACGTCGATGGCGCCATTCGCATCGTGCCGGGCCATGGAGCCCGCGTGCGTACGGATGTATCGATCACGCTCTTCCTTTCGCGCCCTGAAGACTACGACGGCGGGGAACTCGTCATCGAAGACACGTACGGCGTGCAGGAAGTGAAGCTGCCCGCGGGTCACGCCATCGTGTATCCGGCAACGAGCCTGCATCAGGTGCGTCCTGTCACGCGCGGCGCGCGCGTATCGAGCTTCTTCTGGGCGCAGAGCCTCGTACGCGACGATGCGCAACGCGCGTTGCTTTTCGATCTCGACAACTCGATACAGCGTCTCAATGCGACGAACGGCGACGAAGCAGCGAAGCGCTCGCTCGTTGGCTGCTATCACAACCTGCTGCGCATGTGGAGCGAAACGTGA
- a CDS encoding host attachment protein: protein MARASLEAGRTGGSIMTAITWVLAADEHRARIFETRGLKVDLQQVEDIRNAGPTRSGASEKDRETFARAIATFLEQARQQHRFNRLRLAVDARFLGMLQASLSSETRMLVYDDSGNGAPRAQRHVERR, encoded by the coding sequence ATGGCGCGAGCGTCGCTCGAAGCCGGGCGAACAGGAGGAAGCATCATGACCGCCATCACGTGGGTTCTTGCCGCCGACGAGCATCGCGCCCGCATCTTCGAAACGCGCGGACTCAAGGTCGATCTTCAGCAAGTCGAGGACATCAGGAATGCCGGTCCAACGCGAAGCGGGGCAAGCGAAAAAGACCGCGAGACATTCGCTCGAGCCATTGCGACTTTCCTCGAACAGGCGAGGCAGCAGCATCGCTTCAATCGATTGCGTCTTGCCGTGGACGCAAGATTCCTCGGCATGTTGCAAGCGAGCTTGAGCAGCGAAACACGCATGCTCGTTTATGACGACAGCGGCAACGGCGCCCCGCGCGCGCAGCGCCACGTGGAACGTCGATGA
- a CDS encoding hybrid sensor histidine kinase/response regulator yields MNPTETGSFDLPLPSRNFALTRRVLLLVLAASVAVPLACLGIYGYYDYQRRIAEAGDLTERLARVANEHALKVLDLNQQLETRVVDMLGDSGDADIKMREEALHRALDDMSGTLAQVAAISVFGANGALLANSRYYPAPEVSIAERDDFLSARAFAPVTYFSLPLRGKVARSDVFTTTMGRISHNGQFLGVVSIALKRDYFIDFYREIAAGDAALVIGLYRRDGGILVRYPPSPASSQAANNTPFTDAFRNNELFGRMRMTSTIDQVERVLAYRRVSDFPLYVATGYATSVVRARWRENFALVAAIAVLPCMAVWLLIAFSIRRLDAERVAWERWQAEVATRLSVEASTRHLRRMSALGNLVANVAHDFNNLLMVVSANMALARRKHFNNVESEVLAVERATAGAESLARRLMSVARKHPLKQEVIDPAAWIRSMLEIAKRAVHPSVSLTVEFSADVWPIMADAVELELALVNIVANASEAMPHGGRVVIRCQNARLRGAETDLPDGEYVLISVTDNGEGMSEAVLRRAFEPLFTTKVRGAGTGLGLSQVLAACEQAGGTARITSVPGAGTTVRLYLPRYHGPVAAAAPVETEKPPAKPSPVADDDHPFRGMSVLLVEDNTDVAAGVMAVLEVFGCTVHHEESADAAFALMGEGYSFDLVLSDVQMPGKMNGIDLAEQIVKRLPSQKLVLMTGYADEIERAKHLGVPILAKPFDMDDLRDLITDGVPH; encoded by the coding sequence TTGAATCCTACAGAGACCGGGTCCTTCGATTTACCGCTTCCGTCGCGCAACTTCGCGTTGACGCGACGCGTGCTGTTGCTCGTCCTGGCTGCATCCGTCGCCGTTCCGCTCGCGTGTCTCGGCATTTACGGCTATTACGACTATCAGCGGCGCATTGCCGAGGCCGGAGACCTGACCGAGCGGCTCGCACGCGTGGCGAACGAACACGCGCTCAAAGTGCTCGACCTGAATCAGCAACTGGAGACGCGCGTCGTCGACATGCTGGGCGACAGTGGCGACGCGGACATCAAAATGCGCGAGGAAGCCTTGCATCGCGCGCTCGACGACATGAGCGGCACGCTTGCACAGGTCGCAGCGATTTCAGTCTTCGGCGCAAACGGCGCGCTGCTTGCCAATAGCCGCTACTATCCCGCGCCGGAAGTGTCCATTGCCGAGCGCGACGACTTCCTTTCAGCGCGCGCCTTCGCGCCCGTCACGTATTTCTCGCTGCCGTTGCGCGGCAAGGTGGCGCGCTCGGACGTCTTCACGACGACCATGGGGCGCATCAGCCATAACGGGCAGTTTCTCGGCGTCGTGTCGATTGCGTTGAAGCGCGACTACTTCATCGACTTCTATCGCGAGATCGCGGCGGGCGATGCAGCGCTCGTGATCGGTCTATATCGGCGCGACGGCGGCATTCTCGTGCGCTATCCGCCGAGCCCCGCCTCGTCGCAAGCCGCGAACAATACGCCGTTCACCGACGCGTTCCGCAACAACGAGCTGTTCGGACGCATGCGCATGACATCGACCATCGATCAGGTCGAGCGCGTGCTTGCCTACCGGCGCGTCAGCGATTTTCCGCTCTATGTCGCGACTGGTTATGCGACGTCGGTCGTGCGGGCGCGCTGGCGCGAGAACTTCGCGCTCGTGGCAGCGATAGCGGTGCTGCCATGCATGGCCGTATGGCTTCTCATCGCCTTCTCCATCCGCCGGCTCGATGCGGAACGCGTCGCGTGGGAACGCTGGCAGGCCGAAGTCGCGACGAGGCTGTCCGTCGAAGCATCGACCCGTCATTTGCGGCGCATGAGCGCGCTCGGCAATCTCGTTGCGAACGTCGCGCATGACTTCAATAACCTGCTTATGGTCGTGTCGGCGAACATGGCCTTGGCGCGGCGCAAGCATTTCAACAATGTCGAGAGCGAAGTGCTCGCGGTGGAACGCGCGACGGCCGGCGCGGAGTCGCTTGCGCGGCGGCTGATGAGCGTCGCGCGCAAGCATCCGCTGAAGCAGGAAGTGATCGACCCCGCCGCGTGGATCAGAAGCATGCTCGAAATCGCGAAGCGTGCGGTGCATCCGTCGGTCTCGTTGACGGTCGAGTTCTCAGCGGACGTATGGCCCATCATGGCCGATGCAGTCGAGCTCGAACTGGCGCTCGTCAACATCGTCGCGAACGCGAGCGAGGCGATGCCGCATGGCGGGCGGGTCGTCATCCGCTGTCAGAACGCGCGGCTGCGTGGCGCGGAAACCGATCTGCCCGATGGCGAATACGTGCTCATTTCCGTGACGGACAACGGCGAGGGAATGAGCGAAGCCGTGCTGCGCCGCGCGTTCGAACCGCTCTTCACGACCAAAGTGCGCGGCGCGGGCACGGGGCTCGGCCTCTCGCAAGTGCTGGCCGCCTGCGAACAGGCGGGCGGCACCGCGCGCATCACCAGCGTGCCGGGCGCGGGCACCACCGTGCGCCTCTATCTGCCGCGGTATCACGGGCCGGTAGCGGCGGCTGCGCCCGTCGAGACGGAGAAGCCGCCCGCCAAACCGTCGCCAGTCGCGGACGACGACCACCCGTTCCGGGGCATGTCGGTGCTGCTCGTCGAAGACAACACCGACGTCGCGGCGGGCGTGATGGCCGTGCTCGAAGTCTTCGGCTGCACCGTGCATCACGAGGAAAGCGCGGATGCGGCGTTCGCGCTCATGGGCGAGGGCTACAGCTTCGATCTCGTGCTGTCCGACGTGCAGATGCCCGGCAAGATGAACGGCATCGACCTCGCGGAGCAGATCGTGAAGCGGCTGCCTTCGCAAAAGCTCGTGTTGATGACGGGCTATGCGGACGAGATCGAACGCGCGAAGCATCTCGGCGTGCCGATCCTCGCGAAGCCGTTCGACATGGACGACTTGCGCGACCTGATTACGGACGGCGTGCCGCATTGA
- a CDS encoding TonB-dependent siderophore receptor: protein MLRKTPLAAALVTVATVPMATPLYAQTAAENTRAASSVQSGSADTTSGAASVNADAAAAAPETAALPAVKVTGQSDTSRDFQPEVSSVGAKVPTALRDIPQAVVVVPKAVLQSQAVSSFSDALRNVPGVTLGAAEGGQIGNNINLRGFTARTDIYLDGFRDRGQYYRDTFNLESIDVLYGPSSLYFGRGSTGGVINQVSKQPELKPRADVSVQAGTHDRYRTTVDINQPMTETSAFRINAFGQDLGSTRDQMKSKDYGVAPEVKFGIGTPTQVTLSALIQHNRDQPDYGIPPLNGHPAPVDTKTFYGFTDDRTIQDVQTLNARVEHRFNDVFTLRNQTQFSHYSTEARATNAAAVLTGPLGTSPALTNGNYTTLPLSSLYVRLQGKDRNINDHSVYNTTDFEGKFSTGFLKHDMLVGVDLSHETYSNQSFTATTPGLPSNTLAIVPLVNPTYATRPSNYREVATNLAESSANGIGLYLNDTISFGEHWKWIGGVRWDRYEASIHNSINAPRYATQTNYFTSVRTGVVWQPSEWQSYYVSYGTSFNPSLEALTLTNNQQNTPPEKNRSYEIGSKWDLLNGGLSVTQSLFNIEKTNARTQVSTGEYTLDGDVRVRGYQLGLAGHLTNKWQVFGGYTYMDGTVQKALDGTTGHTLANTPHHMLTLWSTYNVTPNWEFGGGPSYVSSRYAANNNLVQVGGYTRWDAMAAYHQKRYDIQLNVVNLTDKKYYDALIPSDGGRAVPGLGRTFLATLNYRFR from the coding sequence ATGCTGAGGAAAACGCCGCTCGCCGCGGCTTTGGTCACTGTGGCAACCGTGCCGATGGCCACGCCGCTCTACGCGCAAACGGCAGCAGAGAACACACGAGCCGCCTCCTCCGTTCAGAGCGGCTCGGCGGACACGACCAGCGGCGCCGCAAGCGTGAACGCAGATGCCGCTGCGGCCGCGCCCGAAACCGCCGCCCTGCCCGCAGTCAAGGTGACGGGGCAAAGCGACACGTCGCGCGACTTCCAGCCGGAAGTATCGAGCGTCGGTGCGAAAGTGCCCACCGCCTTGCGCGACATTCCGCAAGCAGTCGTCGTCGTGCCGAAAGCGGTTCTGCAATCGCAGGCGGTGAGCTCGTTCTCCGATGCGCTGCGCAACGTGCCGGGCGTCACGCTCGGCGCAGCGGAAGGCGGCCAGATCGGCAACAACATCAATCTGCGCGGCTTTACCGCGCGCACCGATATTTATCTCGACGGCTTTCGCGACCGCGGCCAGTACTATCGCGATACGTTCAACCTCGAATCCATCGATGTGCTGTACGGGCCGTCGTCGCTGTACTTCGGGCGTGGCTCGACAGGCGGTGTCATCAATCAGGTGAGCAAGCAGCCGGAGTTGAAGCCGCGCGCCGATGTGTCCGTGCAAGCGGGCACGCACGACCGCTACCGCACGACCGTCGACATCAATCAGCCGATGACCGAGACTTCCGCGTTCCGCATCAACGCGTTCGGTCAGGACCTCGGCTCGACCCGCGATCAGATGAAGAGCAAGGACTATGGCGTCGCGCCGGAAGTGAAGTTCGGCATCGGCACGCCGACGCAGGTGACGCTATCCGCGCTCATTCAGCACAACCGCGATCAGCCCGACTACGGCATTCCGCCATTGAACGGGCATCCCGCACCGGTCGATACGAAGACCTTCTATGGCTTCACCGACGACCGCACGATTCAGGACGTGCAAACGCTCAACGCGCGCGTGGAGCATCGCTTCAACGATGTCTTCACGCTGCGCAATCAGACGCAATTCAGTCACTACAGCACCGAAGCGCGCGCGACGAACGCAGCCGCCGTGCTGACTGGACCGCTCGGCACATCCCCTGCACTGACGAACGGGAACTACACGACGCTGCCGCTCTCCTCGCTCTACGTGCGGCTGCAAGGCAAGGATCGCAACATCAACGATCACTCGGTCTACAACACGACCGATTTCGAAGGCAAGTTCTCGACGGGCTTCCTCAAGCACGACATGCTCGTCGGCGTCGATCTGAGCCACGAGACTTACAGCAACCAGAGCTTCACCGCGACGACGCCCGGCCTGCCGTCCAATACGCTTGCGATCGTGCCGCTCGTCAATCCGACCTATGCGACGCGTCCGTCGAATTATCGCGAGGTCGCTACCAATCTCGCCGAATCCAGCGCGAACGGCATCGGGCTCTACCTTAACGACACCATCTCGTTCGGCGAACACTGGAAATGGATCGGCGGGGTGCGCTGGGACCGCTATGAAGCATCGATTCATAACTCGATCAATGCACCGCGTTATGCCACGCAGACGAACTATTTCACGAGCGTGCGCACCGGCGTCGTGTGGCAGCCGAGCGAATGGCAGTCGTATTACGTGTCGTATGGCACGTCGTTCAATCCGTCGCTAGAGGCGCTTACGCTCACCAACAATCAGCAGAACACGCCGCCCGAGAAGAATCGCTCGTACGAGATCGGCTCGAAGTGGGATCTGTTGAACGGCGGGCTTTCGGTGACGCAGTCGCTTTTCAACATCGAGAAAACCAACGCGCGCACGCAGGTCTCGACCGGCGAATATACGCTCGATGGCGATGTGCGCGTGCGCGGCTATCAGCTCGGTCTTGCCGGCCACCTCACGAACAAGTGGCAGGTGTTCGGCGGCTATACCTACATGGACGGCACCGTGCAGAAGGCGCTCGACGGCACCACCGGCCACACGCTCGCCAACACGCCGCATCACATGCTCACGCTCTGGTCCACATATAACGTCACGCCGAACTGGGAATTCGGCGGCGGTCCATCGTATGTGTCGTCGCGCTATGCGGCCAACAACAACCTCGTGCAGGTCGGCGGCTACACGCGATGGGATGCAATGGCCGCGTATCATCAGAAACGCTACGATATTCAACTCAACGTGGTGAACCTGACCGACAAGAAGTACTACGATGCCCTGATCCCGTCCGACGGCGGACGCGCGGTGCCGGGCCTTGGCCGCACGTTCCTCGCGACGTTGAACTACCGCTTCCGCTGA
- a CDS encoding FAD-binding oxidoreductase — protein sequence MINFPVDAIDTLKSAVRGKVISPTDSDYDEARKVWNATIDRRPALIVRCAGTADVLAALGFAREHGALLSIRGGAHNIAGSAVSDDALMIDLSAMKSVRIDPQAKRAYVEPGALLSDFDHEAQAFGLATPLGINSTTGVAGLTLGGGFGWISRKYGVTVDNLVAADIVTADGKWRRVCAESEPDLFWALRGGGGNFGIVTMFEFRLHEVGPQIYGGLVVYPLEQADQVLPKYRAFIADAPDDLTVWAVMRLAPPLPFLPADVHGKPVIALACCYIGDVGRGPEALQAVREFGTPYGEHLGPMPFTAWQKAFDPLLTPGARNYWKSHNFAALNDETLRILTDAVKALPSPHCEIFIGAMAGQTNRVPSNATAYANRDSVFTINIHGRWTEAADDDACTQWARDMFAALTPHALGSVYVNFLAGDEGDRVKAAYGPNYERLAEVKRRYDPENVFRSNQNIQPA from the coding sequence ATGATCAACTTCCCGGTCGACGCAATCGATACGCTCAAGTCCGCCGTGCGCGGCAAGGTCATTTCGCCCACGGACTCCGACTACGACGAAGCACGCAAGGTATGGAACGCTACGATCGACAGGCGCCCGGCGCTCATCGTGCGTTGCGCAGGAACGGCCGACGTGCTCGCGGCGCTCGGTTTCGCGCGCGAACACGGCGCGCTGCTTTCCATACGCGGCGGCGCGCACAATATCGCGGGCAGCGCCGTGAGCGACGATGCACTCATGATCGACCTGTCCGCGATGAAGTCGGTGCGCATCGATCCGCAAGCGAAACGCGCCTATGTCGAGCCGGGCGCGCTGCTTTCCGACTTCGATCACGAAGCACAGGCCTTCGGTCTCGCGACGCCGCTTGGCATCAACTCGACGACGGGTGTGGCAGGGCTCACGCTAGGCGGCGGCTTCGGATGGATCAGCCGCAAATATGGCGTGACGGTGGACAATCTCGTCGCCGCTGACATCGTGACGGCGGACGGCAAGTGGCGCCGCGTCTGCGCTGAATCCGAGCCGGATCTTTTTTGGGCGCTGCGCGGCGGCGGAGGCAATTTCGGCATCGTGACGATGTTCGAATTCCGCCTGCATGAAGTGGGGCCGCAGATCTATGGCGGGCTCGTCGTGTATCCGCTCGAACAGGCGGATCAGGTGTTGCCGAAGTATCGCGCGTTCATCGCCGATGCGCCGGACGACCTGACGGTATGGGCGGTCATGCGCTTGGCGCCCCCACTACCGTTCCTGCCGGCCGACGTGCACGGCAAGCCCGTCATTGCGCTCGCGTGCTGCTATATCGGTGATGTCGGGCGTGGGCCCGAGGCGTTGCAGGCCGTGCGTGAATTCGGCACGCCGTATGGCGAGCACCTCGGCCCGATGCCTTTCACCGCGTGGCAGAAGGCGTTCGATCCGCTGCTGACACCCGGCGCGCGCAACTATTGGAAGTCTCATAACTTCGCCGCGCTCAACGACGAGACGTTGCGCATTCTCACGGATGCCGTGAAGGCGTTGCCGTCGCCGCATTGCGAGATCTTCATCGGCGCGATGGCCGGCCAGACGAACCGCGTTCCCTCGAATGCGACCGCTTACGCGAATCGCGATTCGGTGTTCACCATCAACATACACGGTCGCTGGACCGAAGCGGCGGACGACGACGCCTGCACGCAATGGGCGCGCGACATGTTCGCCGCGCTGACGCCGCATGCGCTGGGGAGCGTCTACGTGAACTTCCTGGCGGGCGACGAGGGCGATCGCGTGAAAGCGGCCTATGGACCGAATTACGAGCGGCTCGCAGAAGTGAAGCGCCGTTACGATCCGGAGAACGTGTTCCGCAGCAATCAGAACATCCAGCCTGCTTAG
- a CDS encoding DUF3175 domain-containing protein, which translates to MPTASKTKKTGTSGGKTSSGKRSNTRQRHTLASDHKKSGSNSTHRWSHHVMETSDAMDIQRDIFKNGNAEEIAQSLKRSSTESTRRKGTPFQSAMSMLNFYINRAGRNLPKTRRNTLEQAKRHLREAFGRKP; encoded by the coding sequence ATGCCGACGGCAAGCAAGACCAAGAAGACCGGAACTAGCGGGGGCAAGACGAGTTCAGGCAAGCGCAGCAACACGCGGCAGCGCCATACGCTCGCGAGCGATCACAAGAAATCCGGAAGCAATTCGACGCACCGCTGGTCGCACCATGTAATGGAAACGAGCGACGCGATGGATATTCAGCGCGATATCTTCAAGAACGGCAACGCCGAAGAGATCGCGCAGTCGCTCAAACGCTCGTCGACTGAAAGCACGCGGCGCAAGGGCACGCCGTTTCAGTCGGCCATGTCGATGCTCAATTTCTATATCAATCGCGCGGGGCGTAATCTGCCGAAGACGCGGCGCAATACGTTGGAGCAAGCAAAGAGGCACTTGCGTGAAGCATTTGGACGCAAGCCCTGA
- a CDS encoding LEA type 2 family protein, producing MHMNQARNRFFLVLFVLATLMLGGCAGFMNRDALRVSVAGIEPLEGQGLEMRFAVKLRVQNPNDTPIDFDGVALDLDVNGRAFASGVSPQRGSVPRFGELVVSVPVTVSAWSVARQALGFASGDEVTKVSYVARGRLAGGPFGGARFSDQGTIDFPTGSGAFGY from the coding sequence ATGCATATGAATCAAGCGCGAAACCGCTTCTTCCTCGTCCTCTTCGTGTTGGCCACGCTCATGCTCGGCGGATGCGCGGGCTTCATGAACCGCGATGCGTTGCGCGTCAGCGTTGCAGGCATCGAGCCGCTCGAAGGGCAGGGGCTTGAAATGCGCTTCGCCGTCAAGCTGCGCGTGCAGAATCCGAACGATACGCCGATCGACTTCGACGGCGTGGCGCTCGATCTCGATGTGAACGGCCGGGCTTTCGCGAGCGGCGTGAGTCCGCAGCGTGGATCCGTGCCGCGTTTCGGTGAACTGGTGGTGTCCGTGCCGGTGACGGTGTCGGCATGGTCGGTCGCGCGGCAAGCGTTGGGCTTTGCGAGCGGCGACGAGGTGACCAAGGTGTCGTACGTGGCGCGCGGCCGTCTCGCAGGCGGGCCGTTTGGCGGCGCGCGCTTCTCCGACCAGGGCACGATCGACTTCCCGACCGGAAGCGGCGCTTTCGGCTATTGA